One genomic window of Monodelphis domestica isolate mMonDom1 chromosome 1, mMonDom1.pri, whole genome shotgun sequence includes the following:
- the ZDHHC7 gene encoding palmitoyltransferase ZDHHC7, translated as MQSSGHRFRDVEHHPLLAENENYDSSSSSSSEADMADRIWFIRDGCGMVCAVMTWLLVVYADFVVTFVMLLPSKDFWYSMINGVVFNCLAVLALSSHLRTMLTDPGAVPKGNATKEYMESLQLKPGEVIYKCPKCCCVKPERAHHCSICKRCIRKMDHHCPWVNNCVGEKNQRFFVLFTMYIALSSAHALILCGFQFFSCVRGQWTECSDFSPPVTVILLIFLCLEGLLFLTFTAVMFGTQIHSICNDETEIERLKSEKPTWERRLRWEGMKSVFGGQPSILWMNPFAGFRIRRFLLKSKRGGPEFSV; from the exons ATGCAGTCATCAGGGCACAGGTTCCGTGATGTGGAACATCATCCTCTTCTTGCTGAAAATGAGAATTATGATtcttcatcctcatcctcatctgaAGCTGACATGGCAGACAGAATTTGGTTCATCCGGGATGGCTGTGGTATGGTCTGCGCTGTCATGACATGGCTTCTTGTTGTCTATGCAGACTTTGTTGTGACTTTTGTCATGTTGCTGCCTTCCAAAGACTTTTGGTACTCTATGATCAACGGTGTTGTTTTTAACTGCTTGGCAGTTCTCGCCTTGTCATCTCATCTGAGGACAATGCTGACTGACCCT GGGGCAGTACCCAAAGGCAATGCTACTAAAGAGTACATGGAGAGTCTGCAGCTAAAGCCCGGGGAGGTGATCTACAAGTGTCCTAAGTGTTGCTGTGTCAAGCCTGAGCGTGCACACCACTGCAG TATTTGTAAGCGATGTATTCGGAAGATGGATCACCACTGCCCATGGGTGAACAATTGtgtgggagaaaaaaatcagaggtTTTTTGTGCTCTTTACT ATGTATATAGCCCTGTCTTCAGCTCACGCTCTGATTCTGTGtggatttcagtttttttcctgtGTCCGAGGGCAGTGGACTG AATGCAGTGATTTTTCTCCACCTGTAACTGTAATCCTGTTGATCTTCTTGTGCCTTGAGGGTCTTTTGTTTCTCACTTTCACCGCAGTCATGTTTGGCACTCAGATCCACTCAATATGCAACGACGAAACG GAGATTGAAAGACTGAAAAGCGAAAAGCCAACTTGGGAACGGAGGCTCCGCTGGGAAGGGATGAAATCTGTTTTTGGGGGCCAGCCTTCAATCCTATGGATGAATCCTTTTGCAGGATTTCGAATCAGAAGATTCCTCCTGAAGTCAAAGAGAGGTGGTCCAGAGTTTTCTGTGTGA